The following coding sequences are from one Humulus lupulus chromosome X, drHumLupu1.1, whole genome shotgun sequence window:
- the LOC133803621 gene encoding uncharacterized protein LOC133803621: protein MHLSENEGIEGNTFVVTGGLGFVGSALCLDLLRRGARQVRAFDFRLQSNFSEDLHKRGVHFIQGDVTQKKDVDKALRGADCVFHLASFGMSGKEMLQFGRVDAVNINGTCHILDACLELGIQRLIYVSTYNVVFGGKEIVNGNEALPYFPIDDHVDPYGRSKSLAEQLVLKNNGRPLKKKTGKCLHTCAIRPAAIYGPGEERHFPRIVSLAKLGLLLFKTGDPSVKSDWIYVENLVLALILASMGLLDNIPEKERRLVAAGQPYFVSDGSPVNTFEFIRPLLQSLDYDLPTASLSVPQALGLGKFFWGFYTLLYPWLDRWWLPQPLILPAEVYKVGVTHNFSFLKAKEELGYVPVVTPREGMAATISYWQERKRKTLDGPTIYTWLLIVIGMSTLFCAAYLPDIGPVPFFRAICLFFFRSLWMLRMGLHTATLLHVGEAVYAWNLANRVDPDNARGWFWQTFALGIFSLRFLLKRAKKQSRSGMQQEKN from the exons ATGCACCTAAGCGAGAATGAAGGGATTGAGGGGAACACATTCGTAGTGACTGGGGGTTTGGGCTTTGTGGGTTCAGCTCTCTGCTTAGACCTCCTTCGTCGAGGCGCTCGCCAGGTCCGAGCTTTTGATTTTCGACTCCAATCTAACTTCTCTGAAGATCTTCACAAACGTGGAGTCCATTTCATTCAAG GGGATGTCACCCAAAAAAAAGATGTTGACAAGGCTCTACGTGGTGCCGATTGTGTGTTCCATCTTGCTTCGTTCGGTATGTCTGGGAAGGAAATGCTGCAATTTGGTCGTGTGGATGCGGTTAATATTAATGGAACCTGCCACATCTTAGACGCATGCcttgaacttggaattcaaaggCTTATCTATGTCAGCACTTACAACGTTGTATTTGGTGGAAAGGAAATCGTCAATGGCAATGAGGCCCTACCCTATTTTCCTATTGATGACCATGTCGATCCATATGGCCGTAGCAAATCACTCGCCGAGCAGTTGGTTCTCAAGAACAATGGTCGCCCCTTAAA AAAAAAGACTGGAAAATGTCTTCACACCTGTGCCATTCGTCCAGCTGCTATTTATGGACCTGGTGAGGAAAGGCACTTTCCAAGGATAGTATCCCTGGCAAAGCTTGGCCTGCTTCTATTTAAAACTGGGGATCCAAGTGTGAAATCAGACTGGATTTATGTCGAAAATCTAGTACTCGCTCTAATATTGGCAAGCATGGGGCTTCTGGATAACATTCCTGAGAAGGAGAGACGTCTAGTAGCTGCTGGGCAGCCATATTTTGTATCTGACG GGTCTCCTGTCAACACTTTTGAGTTTATTCGACCACTTCTTCAAAGCCTGGATTATGACCTACCAACTGCTTCTTTATCTGTCCCACAAGCTCTTGGTCTGGGAAAATTTTTCTGGGGTTTCTATACATTGTTATATCCATGGTTGGATCGATGGTGGCTTCCTCAACCACTGATCCTTCCTGCCGAAGTGTACAAG GTTGGTGTCACCCACAACTTCTCCTTtcttaaagccaaggaggaactTGGGTATGTTCCAGTGGTAACACCTCGTGAGGGCATGGCTGCGACAATTTCATATTGGcaagaaaggaaaaggaaaacactTGATGGACCTACAATTTATACTTGGCTGCTCATTGTGATTGGAATGAGCACACTATTTTGTGCTGCCTATTTACCAGACATAGGACCCGTGCCATTTTTCAGAGCGATTTGCCTCTTCTTTTTTAGGTCATTGTGGATGCTAAGGATGGGGCTCCATACAGCTACATTATTACATGTTGGAGAAGCTGTATATGCATGGAATCTGGCCAATAGGGTGGACCCTGATAATGCAAGAGGATGGTTTTGGCAGACGTTTGCTCTTGGGATCTTTTCATTGCGTTTTCTCCTCAAAAGAGCAAAGAAGCAATCACGAA GTGGGATGCAGCAAGAAAAGAACTAA